GCGATGTGCTTTGCGTAATTGAAGCAATGAAACTTTTTAACGAAATTGAAAGTGAAGTTTCAGGTAAAATCGTAAAAGTATTAGTGGATGATTCGTCTCCTGTAGAGTTTGACCAGCCACTATTTTTGGTAGACCCATCATAAGTATAAATCTCAAATATTAAAGTCCAAGTCCCAACTTTGGAATTTGAGACTTGTAATTTGTAATTTCAAAACATTATGTTTAAAAAAATATTGATTGCAAATAGGGGCGAAATAGCACTGCGAATTATCCGCACCTGCCGTGAGATGGGTATTAAAACCGTAGCGGTTTATTCAAAGGCTGATGAAGAAAGCCTTCACGTTCGCTTTGCAGATGAAGCCGTATGTATTGGCCCACCGCCCAGCAACTTGAGCTACCTGAAAATGTCCAGTATTATTGCTGCCGCTGAAATAACCAATGCAGACGCAATTCATCCTGGGTACGGCTTTCTCTCTGAAAACGCAAAGTTTTCAAAAATCTGCCAAGAACATGGTATAAAATTTATTGGCGCCTCTCCAGAAATGATTGAACGGATGGGCGATAAAGCTTCTGCAAAGGCCACAATGAAGGCAGCAGGAGTTCCCACAGTTCCCGGAAGTGACGGCATTATAGAATCATACGAAAAATGTGAAAAACTGGCTGAAGAAGTAGGCTATCCCGTGATGTTGAAAGCCACTGCAGGTGGTGGAGGAAAAGGAATGCGCGCCGTTTGGAAAAAAGAAGACCTTAAAAAAGCGTGGGAAAGTGCCCGTCAGGAAGCTTCCGCTGCCTTTGGTAATGATGGAATGTATATGGAAAAGCTTATTGAAGAGCCACGCCATATTGAAATACAAATTGTGGGCGATAGCACCGGAAGAGCGTGCCATTTAAGTGAGCGCGACTGTTCCATTCAGCGTCGCCACCAAAAGCTTACCGAAGAGACCCCAAGTCCGTTTATGACTAAGAAGCTGCGTACAGATATGGGGAACGCTGCCGTAAAGGCCTCAGAATATATTAAATACGAAGGAGCAGGAACCATAGAATTTTTGGTAGATAAACACCGAAATTTCTACTTTATGGAAATGAACACCCGTATTCAAGTGGAACACCCCATTACCGAGCAGGTAATTGATTATGATCTTATCCGTGAACAAATCTTGGTAGCAGCTGGAGTACCAATTTCAGGCAAAAATTATACTCCGCAATTACATTCCATAGAATGTAGAATCAATGCTGAAGATCCGTACAACGATTTCCGTCCTTCACCAGGTAAAATAACTGTTTTGCACGCACCGGGAGGGCACGGCGTGCGCTTGGACACTCACGTATACGCAGGCTATACCATTCCACCGAACTATGATTCAATGATTGCGAAGCTTATTACCACCGCGCAAACTCGTGAGGAAGCTATCAATAAAATGAAACGAGCGTTAGATGAATTCGTGATAGAAGGTATAAAAACAACAATCCCGTTTCACCGTCAATTGATGGACGAACCGGATTATGTGGCCGGAAATTACACTACAGCGTTTATGAATACGTTTAAAATGAACGAACCAGAGGAAGAATAGTCCTTTTAAAACTATAAAAGAAGAGCATCGAAGGCCAAGAATATTTCTTTGGAATTTGGTGCTTTTTTGGTTTAGTAATATTTATATTGATTTATAATTTCTTTTTAAATGAATTTGAGTTTTTGGGAACATAAAACTTGGCTCTCAAATATCGATTTCGCAATAATAGGCAGTGGAATCGTAGGTTTGAACTGTGCTATGGAACTTCGCAGGAAGCATCCGAAAAGTAAAATCGTAGTTTTTGAACGCGGAATGCTACCCAGTGGCGCAAGCACGAAAAATGCAGGTTTTGCCTGCTTTGGAAGTATTTCTGAAATATTGGAAGATCTAAAAAACCATTCCGAGGAAGATGTTGTTCAGCTTGTAAAAAATAGAAACGAAGGTTTAAATTTATTACGAAGCACACTCGGCGATAAACAATTGGATTATCAGGAATACGGTGGCTACGAACTATTTATTAACGAAGATGCGGAGCTTTTTGAAATTTGTAAATCGAAAATTGGATATGTGAATGAATTGCTGAAACCTGTTTTCAATGCTCCGGTTTTTTCAGAAAAAGAAAACCATTTTGGTTTTAAAAACATTCAAACAAAGCTTATTTACAGTGCATTTGAAGGACAGATTGACACCGGAAAAATGATGCTCGGGCTCATCAAAAAAGCATCGGAAGAAAACATTTTAATACTGAATTCTTCAGAAATTACAAGTATTGCAGACAAGGGCGAAAGTGTTTTACTTCAACTAAATTCTTCCGAGGAAATTTCAGCAAAAAAAGTTTTTATTGCTACCAACGGTTTCGCGAAACAATTTTTGGATGAAGATGTAAAGCCAGCGAGAGCACAAGTTTTGGTTACTAAACCCATTGAAAATCTTCAAATTAAAGGCACATTCCATTTGGATAAAGGTTATTATTATTTTAGAAATATTGAAAATAGAATCCTTTTTGGAGGAGGCCGAAATCTCGATTTTAAAACCGAGGAAACTACCGAAATACAATTGACGGAATTAGTCCAAAACAAGTTGGAGCAATTGCTTAAAACCGTAATTTTACCTAACCAATCTTTCGAAATTGAACATCGCTGGAGTGGAATTATGGGAATGGGAAATCAAAAAAAACCTATTGTCAAATCTGTTTCAAAGAATATTTTTTGTGGTGTGCGATTGGGGGGAATGGGCGTAGCAATTGGCAGTACTATCGGGAAACAATTAGCAAATCTGTATGATTAAAAAACTATTCAAATTTATATTTAAATTTTTCCTTTGGTTTATTGGGCTCACCGTCCTGTGGGTGCTTATCTACAAATTTGTTCCCGTGCCTTACACCCCGTTGATGGCAATTCGTTCTATTGAAGGCGATGAGAAATACCAAACCCGCCACGACTGGGTTCCTATAGAAGAGATTTCACCTTATCTGCAGCTTGCGGTTATCTGCGCCGAGGATCAAACCTTTTTAAGCCATAACGGGTTCGACAGAAAAGCAATTGAAAAAGCTTTGGAAAACAACGAAAAGGGTAAGAAACTGCGCGGCGGAAGTACCATTTCGCAACAAACGGCAAAAAATGCTTTTCTCTGGCCTGGACGCACTTGGTTTCGCAAAGGGTTGGAGGCTTATTTTACATTATTAATTGAAACACTCTGGAGCAAAGAGCGTATTTTGGAAGTATATCTCAACAGTATTGAAATGGGCGATGGCGTATTTGGGGCTGAAGCTGCTTCGCAATATTGGTTCAAAAAATCCGCAAAAAACCTACGGACTGAAAATGCCGCAGCTATTGCCGCAATCTTACCGAGTCCACAGCGTTATAGGGCAAACCCACCGGGACCCTACGTAGCGCGTAGAACACAGTGGATTGTAAGGCAGATGCGATATTATGGCCCTTTTACCTTAAAAAAGCAGGAACCGAAAGAAGAAAAAAGAAAACGAAAAAGTAATAATGAACGCAGTAGAACTTAAAACTGAATTGCTGCAACACTGTCAAAAACAGGTTGACAACCGTTATTCAAAAATTAAACAAACCATTGTCGATATTGAGGAGTCTTTATTGGAAGAATCCAAGAGCAGTAGTGGTGACAAACACGAAACCGGCAGGGCAATGCTTCAAATTGACCGTGAAAATGCCGGAAGACAAATGCAGGAAATTGAGAAAATTCTTCAACTTCTCAAAAAGATTGATGTGAACGCAACTTCAGATTATGCGCGTTTGGGGAGCTTGGTTTATACTGATAAGTTCACCTATTTTATTAGTATTTCAATAGGCAATGTTACTATTGGCAAATCAGCTTATCTTTGTGTGTCCTTAAACTCTCCTGTGGGTTTGCTGCTTTCAGGAAAGAAAAAAGGCGATGAATTCAGTTTTAACGGAAACATATATAAAATCACGAGTGTGAAGTAACTGAAATCCATTCTTTTTCTGGTTTTGTGGCGTCCAGAATATCCAGATCCAGTACAGTTGCTATATGTTTGGCTACAGAAAATGCGTCCTTCATTTCGTCGCTAACATAAGCTTCAATATGTTGATTTCTGTTGTAAAACATATTTACTTTAAAAACTTCAAAACCCAATGTAGCTTCTGCAGCGATTACGCGACTTCTACTATTTTTAATGGTTTTGAAAATGGAAAGATATTCAATCTCCGGCAATTTTTTCCAAAATCCAAAATTGATCGCAAAAATTGAATATACGTTTCGATATTTTTTTTCCTCTAAATTTAATTCAAAACCCTCTCTTAGTGAGAGTTTTAATGCGGCCCCAAGTAAAACAATACCGAACAATGTTCCTGCAAAAAGCAGATAAACAGAAAACAAAGAAAGAATTATGGCAAAAATTATTTTTATGTTAGCAACAGGTTGAAGATGGCGGATATTTTTGTGCATAGACTTATGAAATAGTTTCAAATATAAAATTATTAAAACTTTGTCTCCCTTAAAAGTTTCGGCATTTTTTCACTCATCGCCAAAAGCCATTTCAACTGCTCCCGCACTAAATGTGCCTCTTCAATTTTTGAATGAAAACCTTCAGATTTTGAACTTTTTTCTTCTTCGGAAAAACTAATATTTTTCCCAAAAGTTGCATCAAAAACATCTTCAGACTCATATATTTCACCATCGTTTTCTGAAATAATTTCTTCCTTTAGGACAGCTTCGGCATCTGAAAGATTTCTGACTATTTTTTCGGAAACCTTATTGAAATTTTTGGAAGCGGGTGTAGTAGGATTTGATAAAATATAGGTGCTTAATGATGCTAATGATGAGAGAAATGTATGGTTAAGCACGGTTATTTCATAAACCTTGTCGAGGTTTTTCTGTTTCGATTTGGGTTCCTGCGTCATCCGTTGAAAAGCTGCACTGAGGTTGGACATCTCCAAAAATGCCTTTTTACGCGCTACTTTATATTTGGATGGAATTATGCCTTTTTGATTGTAATAACCGATGATTTCTTCCAGATAAAGTCTGTTGGCTTTCAAAGTTTCCAATAGGGTTTTTTGCATTCCCTGGATTTCCCAAGCGGGCCAAAGCAATAAATTTCCAAGGGTAGCAAGTCCAGCACCAATCAAAGTATCCATTACCCGATACTGAATTACATTAAAAATATCAGGCCGCAAAAGTGCATAGATAAAAACCACGCTTAGGGTAATAAAAGTAGCGGCTGCCTTGTAATTTCGCTGTACCATGGAAAATGCTATTACGAGCGAAACGATAGCTAAGATGCCATATACTGTTGTGTTTTGCGTAATTAAAACAATGCCCACAGCCAGTGCACCACCAATCAAGGTGCCGATGGTTCGTTCTTTGGAACGTGTTTTAGTAAGGCCAAACGTAGGTCGCATAATTACAATTAGCGTAAGCAATATCCAATACGGATTTTGCACTGAAAACATCATTCCCACTCCATAACCAATCATTGTCATTACGGCAAGCCGCAACGAATGTTTAAAAATAGGGGAGCGCATATTGAAATTTTCCACCAACACTTCAAAATCATAATTCTGTTTGGTAAGAAACCTTCGGGAATCTTCTTTATTTAACAAGGAAAGGTCGCGCTGCGCAGGGTTTTTGAGCAACCATTCTATTTTTTGAATTTTTCTAATTTGTTCTTTTTGATATTTAAAAAGATTTTTGAGAAGCAATAAACTTTCATCAAAAGTTTCATTGGAGGCCGAAGAATATTCAGCAATATCGCGCTTGATCTTTTTTTGAAATTCTTCTATATTATTATTTTTCTGAAGCTTTTTGGGATTGGAAATATTTGCGGCTATAGCATTCATTCTATTGCTCATCGCAAATAACAGCCCTTGAAAATCTGCCAATTGCTCAGGTTTCCTTTTAAAAAAATCGTCGGTTTTTGAATAATTCACTGGATTTGCCATTGCCAGTTCAAGCATATCTACAAGCTGTACAAATATAAGTAGGCGTTTTCCTTCATAATCACTTTTCCCCGAACCTGTTCTACTTTCAATTAAAATATCACGCAAGGTTTCGTGAATGGCCGTAAGCTCTGTTTGTATGCTTAATAATTTCTTTAAAAGAGTGGTTCTATCTGTGGTTTCTGCTACCAATTCGCCCCGTGATTTTAAATAGTCTGCGGTTAGTTTTATCGTTTTTGAAAGATAATATTCCGTTGGTGCTTTTGGAAAAATATAGTGCCACAATAAAACCAGTAAAACATACCAAAGCCCGCCGAGACCAATAAGCAGTACTCTATTATAAGGCTCCATTCCTCCGGAAACATTAGAGAAACTTAGCACCAGTGCAAAAAGCCCCGAAAAACTGATAAGCGAGGCCCGAAAACCATAAATTGAGATATAGGAAATACCAAACATTAATACCCCTAGAACGGGAAAAAGCAACCAAAGGGAAAGGTGAAGATAACCTCCTATTAAACTAACAACCATCGCCAAAAGCGTAGCGAATAAAGTAGCTGTTATTTTATGGCGAATACTACCGCTTACATCACTGGGAGAGGCGAGCAGCGCTCCCACAGTAATGGTAATGCCAATTTGAAGTGCTTCTAACTTTACGCCTGCAATAATGGGAAGCGTGAGCGCAATTCCCAAAAGGATAGCCTTCGAAAAATCGGTGCTTTTAAAATATTCCGATAGATCTTTAAAAATTTCTGTGATACTGTTTTTTGAAAACTTCAAGAGCAATTGGTTTCAGGTACTGCAAAGATATTGTGCTGAAAAGCTAAGGTCGTTAATCTTATCAGAAATGTAAGTCTGTTATACTTTTATTAAATTAAGAAAGGTATAGTGGGTATTGCATTTTTATGTTTTAATTTTATAAGACTGACATAAAAAAGAGCTCCCATGAACAAAGTAATTCTCTTAAAAAACCGCCCTAAAGGAAGACCTTCACTTGAAGATTTTGAATTTACAGAAGAAGAAAAACCAAAGCCAAACGAGGGCGAGATACTGTTGAAAACTAAATATGTTTCAGTAGATCCATATTTGCGCGGACGGATGCGCGATGAAAAATCATATATAGCGCCTTTTGAAGTTGGGAAGCCATTGGAATCAGGCATTATTGCTGAAGTTTTGGAAAGTAACAATAAAAATTTCCACAAGGGTGATTTTGTAAATGGAATGCTACAATGGAAAGAATTTCAAACTTCAAACGGAAATGGATTGAATAAAGTAGATGGCGAAAAAGCGCCTCTTAAGGTTTATTTGGGTGTTTTGGGACTAACCGGAATTACCGCATATTTAGGATTGGAGAAAATAGGGAAACCGAAAAAAGGTGAAACGCTTTTAGTTTCTGGCGCTGCCGGGGCTGTGGGAAGCGTGGTAGGGCAAATAGGCAAAATAAAAGGCTGCCGTGTGGTGGGCATTGCAGGAAGTGATGAAAAAATTGACCGCATTCAAGAGAAGTTTGGCTTTGATGCAGGAATCAATTACAGAACCACTGATAATATGAAAAAAGCTATCGCAGCAGCCTGTCCCGACGGGGTTGATGTGTATTTTGACAATGTGGGCGGCGAAATACTGGATGCCGCTTTGGCAAATATGAATAAATACGGACGGGTGGTAAACTGCGGTGCTATTTCGCTTTATAATAAAAAAGAAACCCCTACAGGCCCGCGAGTAGAAACCACACTCATTAAAAAGAGTATTTTGATGCAAGGCTTTACCGTGCGCGATTTTGTTAAAGATTTTGGCCCTGCCCAAAACCAATTGGCCAAGTGGATGGAGCAGGATAAACTGAGCTATTTGGAAACGGTGGTTGAAGGTTTTGAAAATATTCCGCAGGCGTTCATTGACTTGTTTGACGGAAAAAATAAAGGGAAAATGATAGTTATGGCTTAATCTCTTTCCAGAATTTTCAAATAGTATAGTTCATCTTTTTTTAAAGGAAAAGAGCTGTTGAAAAAAATGGTTTTTCCTTTATAATCCGCTTCCATTAAATAATGGCTTCCTTTAAAATAGCTTTTATTTACGGTTACCTCAAGGCTTGTTTTTTCTTCCGAAATTTTTAGTTGGTGTGGGAAAACGATAATTTCTTCCGAAGAATTGGTAGAAGAAAAAAAACTTTTCGGAAGCAGGTTTGCTTCGCCAAAAAATCCTGCCTGATATTCGGTTGCAACAATTTTATAAATAAATTCCGGCGTACCGAATAATTCTTCGGCGCCATTTTTCAACATTAAAATTTGGTCAGAATATGCCAATGCCTCCTCGCTGTCGTGGGTTGCGGTAATGCAGCTTATATTGTTTTTTTTGAGATAATTGAAAATTTTACGCTGTAGTTTATTTTTTCTGAAAACATCAATACTGCTGAAAGGCTCGTCGAGCAAAAGGATTTCGGGTTCGTTTGCCAATGCCTTTGCCAAAGCTACGCGCTGCTTTTGCCCGCCGCTGAGGTTTTTTACCAATGTGTTTTTAAAAGCTTCCATTTCAACTACTTCCAATAGTTCGTCGATACGTTTTTTATCTTTTTCTTCCTCCAATCCAGAGAGGTGGGAACCCAAATTTTCTGCAACGGTGGTGAATGGCATAATATTGAATTCCTGCGCCACGAGTTTCATAAAAGGTTCTCCGGGGATAAGGGTTTTGGTTGGGCCGAGCAGTTTTTTTTCTTTGTAGAAAATTGAACCGTTTTCCAAATGGAGCAAACCGTAAACTAGATGTAAAAGTGTAGATTTTCCACAACCACTTTCGCCTAGAATACTGAGGTGTTCTCCGGGTTTCAGCGTAAAGGAAACGTTTTTTAAAATGGTTTTTTCGGAATAGGCAAAGGAATTGATTTCAACTTTTAGCATCACAGATGGTTATTTCGCTAAAATCCCTTCACTTCCCAAAACGGGAATTGGAGTTACATTTTCCTCTGAAATGCTATTGGGTTCAAAAGTGAATTTTCGCTCAAAGAGTTTGTTTTCGGCAAAAAATGTAACCAAATATTCATTGGTAAAACCCAAAACCTCTGTCGGAATAAATTCAACTTTAGCCGAAGTTTTTGGCTTCATATTTCCCAAACCGTGACGCAGGGTTGAGGTTTTCCTATCTTCACTTTTTCCGCGGGACATTACCAAAACGGTTTCAATTACATCCTCTCGGTTATTGACCAAATAAATATACCACTGTTGCTCGGTAAAATCTTTGTCCCATTCCTTTACGGCAACAATATGCACGTTTTCAGCTTTTGGTATTTCAATATCCTTTCGCATAATCAATCGTCAAGTTTCCACATAATCCAAACCGCCAAAAGGGCAATGGCAGATACGCCAAGTAATATGGCACCAATTACAATTTTAATGGCCGCAATTACAAAAGTAAGGTAGGCTATTGCAATGGCAACGATTACCAAAAGGGCAATAACAAGATATTTTTTCATAGCATTTTTGTCTTAAATCTTATGTCTTTTAGCACAGCGGTCTTTTGTCTTTTTACAGCACACTTTTAAACTGTTCCAGAAAGCGAACGTCATTCTCGCTGAACATTCTGATGTCTGGAATTTGGTGCAAAAGCATCGCAATTCTATCAATACCTACGCCAAAGGCAAAACCGGAATATTCCTCGGGATCAATGCCGCAGTTTTTAAGCACGTTCGGGTCCACCATTCCGCAGCCGCCAATTTCCAGCCAGCCGGTTCCTTTGGTGATTCGGTGGTCTGCTTCGGTTTCCAGCCCCCAATACACATCAACTTCGGCGCTTGGTTCCGTAAACGGGAAATAGGAGGGACGCAAACGGATTTTAGACTTTCCGAACATTTCCGTAGTGAAATATTGCAGCGTTTGCTTTAAATCTGCAAAGCTTACATCTTTGTCCACATACAAACCTTCCACTTGGTGGAAAAAGCAGTGTGAGCGCGCTGAAATAGCTTCGTTTCTATACACTCGTCCCGGCGAAATGGTACGGATGGGCGGTTTGTTATTTTCCATATAGCGTACCTGTACGGACGAGGTGTGCGTACGCAACAAAACATCGGGGTTGGTTTGAATGAAAAACGTATCCTGCATATCGCGCGCCGGGTGATACTCGGGAAGGTTCAATGCGGTAAAGTTGTGCCAGTCGTCCTCAATTTCAGGCCCTTCGGAAACGTTGAAGCCAATACGCAAAAAGATGTCGATAATTTTATTTTTTACGATGGAAATAGGATGGCGCGAGCCCAACGGAATCACTTCGCCGGGACGGGAAAGGTCGCCGTAAACGCCTTTGGATTCTGAGTTGTTTTCAATAGCATCCTTAAGCGAATCTACTTTTTCCTGCGCTGCGTTTTTAAGTTTGTTTATAACCTGTCCAAACTCTTTTTTCTGTTCGTTAGGCACGTTTTTGAATTCTGCGAAAAAGTCGTTCAGCAATCCTTTTTTACCCAGATATTTTATGCGGAAGTTTTCAATTTCTTCTTTATTGGTGGAAGAAAAAGCCTGTACTTCGGCTATGTGTTTTTTTATGGTTTCTATCATTACTAAATTTTCTCTAAAAATTTTTTTAGTTTATCAATTCCCGCTCCCAAAAATACTGCACGATAGCCTCTTTCATCAAAACGCTCTGCTCGCCTGCTTTTAAGGGTGGCAATTGTTCTAAAACAGTATAATGCGGCCAGCCTTCCTCGTCGTAATAATCAAACTGATAATACCCATAAGGTTCCAAAAGGCGACAGATGGCAATATGCATCAAGTTCAGCTTTTCGTCTTTTTTAAACTTGCGGTGCAGTTGGCCTAGCTCTTGGATTCCTATTAAATAAATAATGGCATCCAAATCTAAAACCTGCCCATCGGCAAAACGGTCGCCCAGCATTTTTACTACTGCTTCCCATCGTTCCTTTAATTGTTCATCGCGCGCCATTCTTTCAAGAATTAATTGTCTGCAAAGATACATTTTACAATTCTGAAATCTTAAGACAGAATATAGAAATTAGAAAGTGCTATATTTAGGAAAATTTTCAGTGTATGAATACTATAGACATTGTTCTCGGGATTATTTTTATCATCGCATTTTTTCTGGGGTTTAAAAAGGGATTACTGAGATCCTTAGCTTCTTTAATCGGTCTTGTGGTTGGAGTGTATTGCGCTATGTTTTTTTCAGATTACGTTCGCGTTTATCTTGAAAAATGGTTTGATTGGAGTGATGATCTGGTTTCCATTGCATCGTTTTTGATTACTTTTTTCATCATAATGTTTCTCTTTGGTCTGTTGGGAAGACTTTTAACCAAAGTCGCCGATTTTGCAATGTTGGGTATTTTCAACAAGATTTTCGGCGGAATTTTTAATGTACTAAAATACGCTTTCTTGTTGAGCGTGGTGTTTATGTTTGTAAACGCATCAGAAAATTATAGAATTCTTACGCAAGAAAAACGTGAAGCATCCACCTTATATACACCAGTGGCGGCAATTGCACCTGCAGTTTTGCCCACAATAATGAAAGAAGTGGATAATTTAAATATGGAAGACTCTGAAATTACTCCAGAAGAAAGCCCCGATGAAACGAGGCCTCCAACTGAATAAAGAAAAATTAAGTTACACTACATCTTTTATATTATCGCGTGCGTATTTCACCGCTTCTTTAAAGTCGCTGAAAATAAGCTCCTGAGGAACCAAATCTGGAATAATATCAATTTTTTCCATCATAACGCGGGGCTGTGCCTGAAGATCTTCAAATATAGGAGTAATGCCCTTTTTTGTGATGTTCATTAAAACCTCTTCCATGGCATAAAGACCAGATTGATCTATGTACGGAGTTTTTCCCATTCGGATAATTACATGTGTGGCGGTATCTGGAATTTGATTTGCCAATTGTTGAAAATCAGAAGTATATCCAAAAAACAAGGGTCCTTCCAAACGTTTTATAAATACTTCTTCTTTCAGTCTTTCTGGGAAATTAACTTCGTCACTCCACGCCAGCGCTAACTCGTCGGCATTTTTAAGCGGAACTACTTTTGATTGGTCGGCAGTAAGGTCTCCAATTTTCTTCATAAAAATGATGGAAGCCAATACCAGACCGATTCCCACTGCGTAAACAAGGTTCCAAAAAACTGAAAGTAATAATACAACAATCATAATGGTAACTTCGGCCTTTTGCATTTTTGGGATTGCCTTCAAACCTTTGTAATCCATTACTCCAATACCAACGGTTATCAAAATTCCTGCAAGAACGGCTGCGGGAATTTGTGATGCAACAGGCCCTAACGCCAATAATATTACTAGCAATAAAACTGCGGCAATCATACCCGAAAGTCTCGTTGTTCCCCCTGATTTTATGTTTACCACCGTACGGATAGTTGCACCAGCTCCGGGAATACCGCCAAAAATTGCTGCAATACTGTTACCAATACCTTGGCCCATAAGCTCTTTGTTAGGGTTGTGTTTGGTTTTTGTCATATTATCTGCCACCACCGATGTAAGCAAGGAGTCAATCGCTCCCAAAAACGCTAACGTTAGAGCCGTAAAAATGTAGGGTGAAATCTGCCCAAATTGGAACTCGGTAAAAATATTCAAATTCGGAATCGGGAAACCACCCGGTATTTGATCGATTGGTTGATAATCCAACTTTAGAAAATAAGCACCTACCGATACAACCAACAACGCTACCAATGTACTGGGAACTACAGTAGTAATTCGCTTGAAACCGTAAATTATAAAAATGGTAAGCGATGCTAAAATAAATTCCAACCAATTAATACTTGCGATTGCGCGTGGAAGCGCTTTTATAGCACCGGCGACACCAGAATTTTCTGCTTTCGCCAGCACCCTTGCTTCCTGAAGAATATCTTCTTCTGAAATTTGTTCAGACCGGCTTATGGTTTCCTTAAAATCCTCGAGTACCAAAATTCCCTCATCAGCTTCGTCGTGCAGGATATTTGTCATGATTGCTTCTTCGGCCCGGGGTTTAAATGTTTCTATAAAAGCTGTATCATCTTCTGTATAATAACCCAAAACGGGCAAAAGCTGTGTGATTAAAATGATAACCCCGATTGCTGTCATAAAACCTGAAACTACTGGGTAAGGAATATATTTTATATATTTTCCGACACCGGTAACTCCTAATAAAATCTGCATAAGTCCGGCCAGTAGAAAAACCAATAAAATATATGGCAAAGCCTCTTCAACGCTACCATTGTGGGTTGCAATAATGCCCGCAATAACAACCATGGAAACTGCCGTCATAGGTGCAGTTGGGCCAGAAATTTGGGTATTTGTTCCGCCAAAAAGCGAAGCAAAGAAACCAATGAAAATTGCGCCGTAAAGACCAGCATCGGGTCCAAGTCCAGACTGAACTCCAAAGGCTAATGCTAGTGGTAGGGCTACAATTCCGGCAGTAATACCACCAAATAGATTTCCTCTAAAATTTGAGAATATACTTTTGCTCATAATTATATTTTTTAAGGTTAGACTTCTACACATAACCGATAACGTCAACAGCAATGCTAACGCTATCGGTATTAATTTTTAGGCTTTAACTTATACAGCAAATACCTTTTTATTCAAAAAAAGTAACCGCTCCCGAGTTGATATCATACATTGCGCCTACAATGTCAATTTCATTTTTATCTTCCATTTCTTTTAAGATTGGACTTAAGCTTCTAATTTTATCAATGGCGAGCTTCACATTTTTTTCTGAAACAGCATCTACAAATTCTAGGTTTTTAGAGTTTCTTAAGCTTTGGTCCTCTGGAGTTTTCACCGCGTCAACTGCGGGTTTAATTTTTGCAAGCATGCCTGTTAAATTACCCATTTTGGCATCATCGCAAGCTCCTTTTACTGCGCCACAACTGGTATGGCCCAACACGACCAATAATTTTGTTCCAGCTAATTTGCAGGCAAATTCCATGCTTCCCAGAATATCTTCGTTAATAAAATTGCCGGCAATTCTTACACTGAATATGTC
The Aequorivita iocasae genome window above contains:
- the accC gene encoding acetyl-CoA carboxylase biotin carboxylase subunit, with translation MFKKILIANRGEIALRIIRTCREMGIKTVAVYSKADEESLHVRFADEAVCIGPPPSNLSYLKMSSIIAAAEITNADAIHPGYGFLSENAKFSKICQEHGIKFIGASPEMIERMGDKASAKATMKAAGVPTVPGSDGIIESYEKCEKLAEEVGYPVMLKATAGGGGKGMRAVWKKEDLKKAWESARQEASAAFGNDGMYMEKLIEEPRHIEIQIVGDSTGRACHLSERDCSIQRRHQKLTEETPSPFMTKKLRTDMGNAAVKASEYIKYEGAGTIEFLVDKHRNFYFMEMNTRIQVEHPITEQVIDYDLIREQILVAAGVPISGKNYTPQLHSIECRINAEDPYNDFRPSPGKITVLHAPGGHGVRLDTHVYAGYTIPPNYDSMIAKLITTAQTREEAINKMKRALDEFVIEGIKTTIPFHRQLMDEPDYVAGNYTTAFMNTFKMNEPEEE
- a CDS encoding NAD(P)/FAD-dependent oxidoreductase; amino-acid sequence: MNLSFWEHKTWLSNIDFAIIGSGIVGLNCAMELRRKHPKSKIVVFERGMLPSGASTKNAGFACFGSISEILEDLKNHSEEDVVQLVKNRNEGLNLLRSTLGDKQLDYQEYGGYELFINEDAELFEICKSKIGYVNELLKPVFNAPVFSEKENHFGFKNIQTKLIYSAFEGQIDTGKMMLGLIKKASEENILILNSSEITSIADKGESVLLQLNSSEEISAKKVFIATNGFAKQFLDEDVKPARAQVLVTKPIENLQIKGTFHLDKGYYYFRNIENRILFGGGRNLDFKTEETTEIQLTELVQNKLEQLLKTVILPNQSFEIEHRWSGIMGMGNQKKPIVKSVSKNIFCGVRLGGMGVAIGSTIGKQLANLYD
- the mtgA gene encoding monofunctional biosynthetic peptidoglycan transglycosylase, which gives rise to MIKKLFKFIFKFFLWFIGLTVLWVLIYKFVPVPYTPLMAIRSIEGDEKYQTRHDWVPIEEISPYLQLAVICAEDQTFLSHNGFDRKAIEKALENNEKGKKLRGGSTISQQTAKNAFLWPGRTWFRKGLEAYFTLLIETLWSKERILEVYLNSIEMGDGVFGAEAASQYWFKKSAKNLRTENAAAIAAILPSPQRYRANPPGPYVARRTQWIVRQMRYYGPFTLKKQEPKEEKRKRKSNNERSRT
- a CDS encoding 3-oxoacyl-ACP synthase; its protein translation is MNAVELKTELLQHCQKQVDNRYSKIKQTIVDIEESLLEESKSSSGDKHETGRAMLQIDRENAGRQMQEIEKILQLLKKIDVNATSDYARLGSLVYTDKFTYFISISIGNVTIGKSAYLCVSLNSPVGLLLSGKKKGDEFSFNGNIYKITSVK
- a CDS encoding FUSC family protein; the encoded protein is MKFSKNSITEIFKDLSEYFKSTDFSKAILLGIALTLPIIAGVKLEALQIGITITVGALLASPSDVSGSIRHKITATLFATLLAMVVSLIGGYLHLSLWLLFPVLGVLMFGISYISIYGFRASLISFSGLFALVLSFSNVSGGMEPYNRVLLIGLGGLWYVLLVLLWHYIFPKAPTEYYLSKTIKLTADYLKSRGELVAETTDRTTLLKKLLSIQTELTAIHETLRDILIESRTGSGKSDYEGKRLLIFVQLVDMLELAMANPVNYSKTDDFFKRKPEQLADFQGLLFAMSNRMNAIAANISNPKKLQKNNNIEEFQKKIKRDIAEYSSASNETFDESLLLLKNLFKYQKEQIRKIQKIEWLLKNPAQRDLSLLNKEDSRRFLTKQNYDFEVLVENFNMRSPIFKHSLRLAVMTMIGYGVGMMFSVQNPYWILLTLIVIMRPTFGLTKTRSKERTIGTLIGGALAVGIVLITQNTTVYGILAIVSLVIAFSMVQRNYKAAATFITLSVVFIYALLRPDIFNVIQYRVMDTLIGAGLATLGNLLLWPAWEIQGMQKTLLETLKANRLYLEEIIGYYNQKGIIPSKYKVARKKAFLEMSNLSAAFQRMTQEPKSKQKNLDKVYEITVLNHTFLSSLASLSTYILSNPTTPASKNFNKVSEKIVRNLSDAEAVLKEEIISENDGEIYESEDVFDATFGKNISFSEEEKSSKSEGFHSKIEEAHLVREQLKWLLAMSEKMPKLLRETKF